From a single Solanum dulcamara chromosome 4, daSolDulc1.2, whole genome shotgun sequence genomic region:
- the LOC129885770 gene encoding beta-xylosidase/alpha-L-arabinofuranosidase 2-like, with protein sequence MKKNRAMALTCENKKHQHSVLLCFFFILAHFCLEFKPVLAQTSAVFACDTETNSSLKSFAFCDVSLDVSSRVKDLVKRLTLPEKITMLVNTAGSVSRLGIPKYEWWSEALHGISYTGPGVKFNNIVPHATSFPQPILTSASFNETLFETIGKVVSTEGRAMYNVGQAGLTYWSPNVNIYRDPRWGRGQETAGEDPTLSSKYGVAYVKGLQQRDDGKKDMLKVASCCKHYTAYDVDNWKGIQRYNFNAKVTQQDLDDTFNPPFKSCVLDGNVASVMCSYNQVNGKPTCGDYDLLAGVIRGQWKLNGYIVTDCDSLNEMYWAQHYTKTPEETAALSLNAGLDLNCGSWLGKYTQGAVSQGLVNESVIDRAVSNNFATLMRLGFFDGNPKNQIYGNLGPKDVCTQEHQELAREAARQGIVLLKNTAGSLPLSPKAIKSLAVIGPNANLAYTMVGSYEGSPCKYTTPLDGLGASVSTVYQQGCDIACATAQVDNAKKVAAAADAVVLVMGSDQTIERESQDRVNITLPGQQALLVTEVASVSKGPVILVIMSGGGMDVKFAVDNPKVTSILWVGFPGEAGGAALADIIFGYYNPSGRLPMTWYPQSYADNVDMTNMNMRADPKTGFPGRSYRFYKGPTVFNFGDGLSYSQYKHHLVQAPKFVSIPLEEGHACRSTRCKFIDAVHEQGCSNLGFDIHLRVQNVGKLSGSHTVLLFTSPPSVHNAPQKQLLDFQKIHLASQSEGVVKFNLDVCKHLSVVDEVGNRKVALGLHVLHIGDLKHSLTLRI encoded by the exons atgaagAAGAACAGGGCAATGGCCTTAACATGTGAAAACAAGAAACACCAACACTCTGTTTTGCTctgtttcttcttcattttggcTCATTTTTGCTTAGAATTCAAGCCAGTTTTGGCTCAAACATCTGCTGTTTTTGCTTGTGACACTGAAACCAATTCTAGCCTAAAAAGTTTTGCATTTTGTGATGTCTCATTGGATGTGTCATCCAGGGTGAAAGATCTAGTGAAAAGATTAACATTACCAGAAAAAATCACTATGTTGGTAAACACTGCTGGTAGTGTGAGTAGGCTTGGAATCCCAAAATATGAGTGGTGGTCTGAAGCTTTACATGGGATTTCATACACTGGTCCAGGAGTTAAATTCAATAATATAGTCCCTCATGCCACTAGCTTCCCTCAGCCCATTCTCACTTCTGCGTCTTTCAATGAAACTCTATTTGAGACCATTGGAAAG GTGGTATCCACTGAGGGTAGAGCAATGTACAATGTTGGTCAAGCAGGATTGACATATTGGTCACCAAATGTGAATATTTACCGCGATCCCAGATGGGGAAGAGGCCAAGAAACAGCGGGTGAAGATCCAACGCTCTCTAGCAAGTATGGTGTGGCATATGTTAAAGGTCTGCAGCAGCGCGATGACGGCAAAAAAGACATGCTCAAGGTTGCTTCTTGCTGTAAGCATTATACAGCTTATGATGTCGATAATTGGAAAGGAATCCAACGTTACAATTTCAATGCTAAG GTAACACAGCAAGATTTAGATGATACATTTAACCCTCCATTCAAGAGTTGTGTTCTTGATGGAAATGTAGCCAGTGTGATGTGTTCGTACAACCAAGTCAATGGAAAGCCTACTTGTGGTGATTATGACCTTCTTGCAGGGGTCATCAGAGGACAATGGAAATTGAATGG ATACATTGTTACGGATTGTGATTCGTTAAATGAGATGTACTGGGCGCAACACTATACCAAGACACCAGAGGAGACTGCAGCTTTGTCTCTAAATGCAG GTTTGGACTTGAATTGTGGATCTTGGCTTGGTAAATACACTCAGGGTGCCGTAAGCCAAGGACTTGTAAATGAATCAGTTATTGATAGAGCAGTCTCAAACAATTTTGCTACACTAATGAGACTCGGATTCTTTGATGGCAATCCGAAAAACCAAATTTATGGAAATCTTGGTCCCAAAGATGTTTGTACTCAAGAACACCAAGAGCTAGCTCGTGAAGCTGCAAGACAAGGAATTGTCTTGCTTAAAAACACTGCTGGATCATTACCTTTATCCCCCAAAGCCATCAAGTCATTAGCAGTCATTGGCCCCAATGCCAACCTTGCCTATACCATGGTTGGAAGTTATGAAG GCAGTCCATGCAAGTATACTACTCCTTTGGATGGCCTAGGGGCATCAGTTTCAACAGTTTATCAACAAGGCTGTGATATAGCTTGTGCCACTGCACAAGTTGATAATGCCAAGAAAGTAGCAGCTGCAGCTGATGCTGTAGTGTTGGTAATGGGATCAGATCAAACTATTGAAAGAGAGAGCCAGGACAGAGTAAATATAACTCTCCCTGGACAACAAGCACTTCTAGTAACAGAGGTTGCTAGTGTTTCCAAGGGACCTGTGATCCTAGTTATCATGTCTGGAGGTGGCATGGACGTAAAATTTGCAGTCGATAATCCTAAAGTCACAAGCATTCTTTGGGTTGGTTTCCCTGGTGAAGCTGGTGGTGCTGCCTTGGCTGATATCATTTTTGGATATTACAATCCAA GTGGAAGGCTCCCAATGACATGGTATCCACAATCTTATGCAGACAATGTTGACATGACTAACATGAACATGAGGGCAGATCCAAAAACAGGATTCCCTGGAAGAAGTTATAGGTTCTACAAAGGTCCAACTGTATTTAACTTTGGTGATGGATTAAGTTACTCCCAATACAAACACCACCTAGTACAAGCACCAAAATTTGTGTCCATTCCTCTTGAGGAAGGACATGCTTGTCGATCGACGAGGTGCAAGTTCATTGATGCTGTTCATGAGCAGGGCTGCAGCAACTTGGGATTTGATATCCACTTGAGAGTTCAAAATGTTGGGAAATTGAGTGGAAGCCACACAGTTTTGTTGTTCACTTCACCACCCTCAGTTCACAATGCACCTCAAAAGCAATTATTGGATTTCCAGAAGATTCATTTGGCATCACAAAGTGAAGGGGTTGTCAAGTTCAACTTAGATGTTTGCAAGCATTTGAGTGTAGTTGATGAAGTTGGAAACAGGAAAGTTGCTTTAGGATTACATGTGCTACATATAGGAGATTTGAAACATTCCTTGACTCTGAGGATTTAA
- the LOC129885772 gene encoding BRASSINOSTEROID INSENSITIVE 1-associated receptor kinase 1-like isoform X1 — translation MMDQWVLAILGSASVFLCLIGLLLVPVYGNTEGDALNALKTTLADPNNVLQSWDPTLVNPCTWLHVTCNSENSVTRVDLGNANLSGQLVPQLGQLSNLQYLELYSNNISGRIPYELGNLTNLVSLDLYLNKLVGPIPDTLGKLQKLRFLRLNNNSLTGQIPMLLTTVTSLQVLDLSNNKLTGPVPVNGSFSLFTPISFANNPLDIPPASPPPPISPTPTSSGCINRLDL, via the exons ATGATGGATCAATGGGTCTTGGCGATCTTGGGGTCTGCTTCAGTTTTTCTTTGCTTAATTGGGCTGTTGCTGGTTCCTGTTTATGGTAACACTGAAG GTGATGCGTTGAATGCACTGAAGACCACCTTGGCTGATCCTAACAATGTTTTACAGAGTTGGGATCCAACCCTTGTCAATCCTTGTACTTGGCTTCATGTGACCTGCAACAGTGAGAATAGCGTAACTAGAGT CGATCTTGGAAATGCAAATTTGTCGGGTCAACTCGTTCCACAGCTTGGTCAACTCTCGAATTTGCAATACTT GGAACtttatagtaataatataaGTGGAAGAATTCCTTATGAACTGGGGAATTTGACGAATTTGGTGAGCTTGGATCTTTACCTGAACAAGTTAGTTGGTCCAATCCCCGACACTTTGGGCAAGCTTCAGAAACTACGTTTTCT GAGGCTTAACAATAACAGTTTGACTGGACAAATTCCGATGCTTTTAACCACAGTCACTTCACTTCAAGTGCT TGATCTGTCAAACAATAAATTAACAGGACCTGTTCCAGTCAATGGTTCCTTCTCGCTTTTTACTCCTATCAG TTTTGCTAATAACCCATTGGATATTCCTCCAGCTTCTCCACCTCCTCCTATTTCTCCAACACCCACTTCTTCag GTTGTATAAATAGATTAGACTTATAA
- the LOC129885772 gene encoding BRASSINOSTEROID INSENSITIVE 1-associated receptor kinase 1-like isoform X3 produces MMDQWVLAILGSASVFLCLIGLLLVPVYGNTEGDALNALKTTLADPNNVLQSWDPTLVNPCTWLHVTCNSENSVTRVDLGNANLSGQLVPQLGQLSNLQYLELYSNNISGRIPYELGNLTNLVSLDLYLNKLVGPIPDTLGKLQKLRFLRLNNNSLTGQIPMLLTTVTSLQVLDLSNNKLTGPVPVNGSFSLFTPISFANNPLDIPPASPPPPISPTPTSSGP; encoded by the exons ATGATGGATCAATGGGTCTTGGCGATCTTGGGGTCTGCTTCAGTTTTTCTTTGCTTAATTGGGCTGTTGCTGGTTCCTGTTTATGGTAACACTGAAG GTGATGCGTTGAATGCACTGAAGACCACCTTGGCTGATCCTAACAATGTTTTACAGAGTTGGGATCCAACCCTTGTCAATCCTTGTACTTGGCTTCATGTGACCTGCAACAGTGAGAATAGCGTAACTAGAGT CGATCTTGGAAATGCAAATTTGTCGGGTCAACTCGTTCCACAGCTTGGTCAACTCTCGAATTTGCAATACTT GGAACtttatagtaataatataaGTGGAAGAATTCCTTATGAACTGGGGAATTTGACGAATTTGGTGAGCTTGGATCTTTACCTGAACAAGTTAGTTGGTCCAATCCCCGACACTTTGGGCAAGCTTCAGAAACTACGTTTTCT GAGGCTTAACAATAACAGTTTGACTGGACAAATTCCGATGCTTTTAACCACAGTCACTTCACTTCAAGTGCT TGATCTGTCAAACAATAAATTAACAGGACCTGTTCCAGTCAATGGTTCCTTCTCGCTTTTTACTCCTATCAG TTTTGCTAATAACCCATTGGATATTCCTCCAGCTTCTCCACCTCCTCCTATTTCTCCAACACCCACTTCTTCag GACCTTAA
- the LOC129885772 gene encoding BRASSINOSTEROID INSENSITIVE 1-associated receptor kinase 1-like isoform X2, translated as MMDQWVLAILGSASVFLCLIGLLLVPVYGNTEGDALNALKTTLADPNNVLQSWDPTLVNPCTWLHVTCNSENSVTRVDLGNANLSGQLVPQLGQLSNLQYLELYSNNISGRIPYELGNLTNLVSLDLYLNKLVGPIPDTLGKLQKLRFLRLNNNSLTGQIPMLLTTVTSLQVLDLSNNKLTGPVPVNGSFSLFTPISFANNPLDIPPASPPPPISPTPTSSGLIK; from the exons ATGATGGATCAATGGGTCTTGGCGATCTTGGGGTCTGCTTCAGTTTTTCTTTGCTTAATTGGGCTGTTGCTGGTTCCTGTTTATGGTAACACTGAAG GTGATGCGTTGAATGCACTGAAGACCACCTTGGCTGATCCTAACAATGTTTTACAGAGTTGGGATCCAACCCTTGTCAATCCTTGTACTTGGCTTCATGTGACCTGCAACAGTGAGAATAGCGTAACTAGAGT CGATCTTGGAAATGCAAATTTGTCGGGTCAACTCGTTCCACAGCTTGGTCAACTCTCGAATTTGCAATACTT GGAACtttatagtaataatataaGTGGAAGAATTCCTTATGAACTGGGGAATTTGACGAATTTGGTGAGCTTGGATCTTTACCTGAACAAGTTAGTTGGTCCAATCCCCGACACTTTGGGCAAGCTTCAGAAACTACGTTTTCT GAGGCTTAACAATAACAGTTTGACTGGACAAATTCCGATGCTTTTAACCACAGTCACTTCACTTCAAGTGCT TGATCTGTCAAACAATAAATTAACAGGACCTGTTCCAGTCAATGGTTCCTTCTCGCTTTTTACTCCTATCAG TTTTGCTAATAACCCATTGGATATTCCTCCAGCTTCTCCACCTCCTCCTATTTCTCCAACACCCACTTCTTCaggtttgataaaataa